The sequence below is a genomic window from Dehalococcoidia bacterium.
GGCGGATATGGGCCCAAAGCTCCTCCCGGCTCCTGGGGGAGAGGGCCTTGCTATCGCGCACGAGGGCCAGCCAGGGAAAGGATGGGAAGGGGGGCAGGACCACAGCTGCCGCCATCACGGGACCGGCCAGGCAGCCGCGGCCCGCCTCATCCACCCCTGCCACCAACCCCATCCCCTCCCTCCATAGCTCCCTCTCCAGCTCCAGCGAGGGACGGCCCGTCATGACGCCCTACATGTTAACACGCGGCCACCGTTGACACTCCCCACCCCCTACACTAGTTTGGGGATTGACAGACGCCTCAGAAGGGAGGGAGAGGGTATGCCCATCGTGCGCATCGAGATGTGGGCCGGCCGCACTCAGGCCCAGAAGCGGGAGCTGGCACGGGTCATTACCGAGGCCATGGTCACCATCGCCCAGACCACGCCTGAGGCCACCATCATCATCTTCGAGGACATACCCAAGGAGAACTGGGCCCAAGGAGGTGTGCTGGCCTCCGACCAGTGAGCCCCTCTTTGTGATATAGTCTAAGGTGAGATGAACGGGCGTTGGCTGAGGCAGAGCCTTCTTTATCTCCTCATCATCGTGGCGGTGGTGGCCATCATATATTCCCTCCTCCCCCGCCCTCAGACGGGCGTTGAGGAGGTCTCCCTCTCCGCCCTGGTGGAGGACGTGCGCCAGGGGCGGGTACGGGAGGTAGTGGTGGAGGGCCGTACCGTCACCTGGACGGTCTTCGCAGGAGGGCAGAAGTTCAAGGCCAAGCTGGAAGAGGGGGATACGGTACGGGAAGTCCTGCAGGATGCTGGCATCCCCATCGATGAGCAGCCAGCCATCAAGACCAAGGAGGGGCAGCCCTGGGACAATCTGTTGGGCATCGTCCTCAACTTCCTTCCCCTCATCATCATAGTGGGCATCCTGTTCTTCTTCCTGCGGCAGGCCCAGGGCACCAATACCCAGGCCCTCAACTTCGGCCGCAGCCGCGCCCGCCTCATCACTGGATCCCGTCCCACCGTCACCTTTGCCGATGTGGCTGGTGTGGACGAGGCCAAGGAGGAGCTGCGGGAGGTGGTGGAGTTCCTCAAGCATCCCGAGAAGTTCGCCGCCCTGGGGGCGCGGGTGCCCAAGGGCGTCCTCCTGGTGGGCCCTCCCGGCACGGGCAAGACCCTCCTGGCCAAGGCGGTAGCCGGTGAGGCCGGCGTCCCCTTCTTCTCCATTAGCGGCTCCGAGTTCGTGGAGATGTTCGTGGGGGTGGGGGCGGCACGGGTGCGTGACCTCTTCGACCAGGCCAAGCGCAACGCCCCCTGCATCGTGTTCATCGATGAGATCGACGCCGTAGGCCGCCACCGCGGCGCCGGCCTGGGCGGGTCCCACGATGAGCGGGAACAGACCCTCAACCAGATCCTGGTGGAGATGGACGGTTTCGACTCCAGCACCAACATCATCGTCATCGCCGCCACCAACCGCCCCGACATCCTGGACCCCGCCCTTTTGCGCCCTGGGCGCTTCGACCGTCAGGTGGTGCTGGACCGCCCCGACGTGCGAGGGCGCAAGGCCATCCTGGAGGTTCACTGCCGCGGCAAGCCCCTGGACACCGACGTGGACCTGGAGGTCTTGGCCCGCCAGACCCCCGGCTTCTCAGGGGCCGATCTGGCCAACCTGGTCAACGAGGCAGCCATCCTGGCCGCCCGCCGCGGCAAGCGTCGCATCAGCATGCGGGAGTTCAACGAGGCCATCGATCGGGTCATCGCCGGGCCCGAGCGCAAGAGCCGCGTCCTGAGCCCCAAGGAGCGGGAGATCATCGCCTATCACGAGGCCGGCCACGCCCTGGTGGCCTACCTCCTGCCCAACGCCGACCCGCCCTACAAGATCAGCATCGTCTCCCGCGGCATGGCCGGTGGCTTCACCCGCTTCCTGCCCGAGGAGGACCGCCACCTCTATACCAGGAGCCAGTTCAAGGACATGCTGGCCGCCATGCTGGGCGGTCTGGTGGCCGAGGAGCTGGTACTGGGGGAGTTCACCACCGGCCCCCAGGACGACCTGGAGAGGGCCACCCGCCTGGCCCGCCAGATGGTTACCCAGTATGGCATGAGCGAGCGGCTGGGCCCCCGCACCTTCGGCCGTAAGGAGGAGCTCATCTTCCTGGGCAAGGAGATCGCCGAGCAGCGCAACTACTCGGAGAAGATCGCTGAACTCATCGACGAAGAGGTGCGGCAGATCATCGATGAGGCCTACCACAAGGCCAAGGAGGTCCTCACCACCCACCGCGATCGCCTGGACCAGCTGGTGAAGCTCCTCTTGGAGAAGGAGACACTGGAGGGAGAAGAGCTGAAGGCGGCCTTGGAGGGCCGGGAACTGGCCGCCGCTCCACCAGCCGCCGCCTCGCAGGAGGCGCCCGCCCGGGCTGGGCAGGCTCCCATCGCCCAGCCCCGGCCGGGGCTGGCCCTGGAAGGGGGCGGCTCCGTGGCCTCCTCCTTGAGGGAGCCCTTTACTAACGAGCACGGGCCGTAATAAGATCTTCCGTGCGCCCACCACGCCAAGAGCAGGAGGTCGGCCATTTACGCCATCGTTCGTGCCGGCGGAAAACAATACCGGGTGGAGCCCCACCAACTCATCGACGTGGAGCGGATCCCGGCGGCGGTGGGCTCCACCGTGGAGCTTACCGACGTCCTGCTAGTGGCCAACGACAACGGCGATATAACGGTGGGGGCGCCCCTGGTGGAAGGGGCCAGGGTCATAGCCCGGGTGGTGGAGCAAGGGCGTGGACCCAAGGTGGTGGTCTTCAAGTACAAGGCCAAGACGAGGTACCGACGCAAGCGGGGCCACCGCCAGCCCTACACCCGCCTGGTCATCGAGCAGATCGTCACCGGGGAGGAGGCCCCAAAGCGGCGACGGGGCCGCCGTATATCTGAGAAAAAGGACACCGCTGCTAGCCAAGAAGGGCAGGTGACGGAACATGGCCCATAAGAAGAGCACCGGCTCGGCCAAGAACGGGCGCGATAGCAACGCCAAGCGCCTGGGGGTGAAGCGGTTTGACGGCCAGCATGTCTGGCCCGGCTGCATCATCGTCAGGCAGCGAGGCACCAAGATCCACCCTGGCCGCAACGTAGGATTGGGGCGAGACTACACCATCTACGCACTGGTGGAGGGATTCGTCAAGTTCGAGCCATATAACAAATATGGGCGCAGAAAGGTGAGTGTGGTGCCTCTGCAGGAGGTGGCTTCCTCCTCATGAAGGCAGGCATTCATCCCCAGTACGTAGAGGCCACGGTGGTGTGCGCCTGCGGCAACACTTGGAAGACCCGCTCCACCAAACCCCTCCTGCGCATTGAGGTCTGCTCTAAATGCCATCCTTTCTTCACCGGCGAGCAGCGCATCGTGGACACCATGGGGCGGGTAGAGCGGTTCCGCCGCCGCTACGGCCTCACCGAGGAGAAAGGGAGCAGCTAGGCATCAAGGGGCCTCGTCCAGGCGGCGGAAGAAGCAGGAGCGCTCGCCGGTGTGGCAGGCGGGGCCGGCCGCCTCCACCTTCAGCAGCAGCACGTCCCCGTCGCAGTCGGTCCACACCTCCAGCACCCGCAGCACGTTGCCGGAGGTGGCTCCCTTATGCCACAGCTCCTGACGGCTGCGGCTCCAGAACCAGGCCTCGCCCGTCTGCAGGGTGCGGCGTAAGGCCTCGGCGTTCATCCAGGCCACCATGAGCACCTGGCCTGTGCGGGCGTCCTGGGCGATGGCCGGGATGAGGCCCCGATCGTCGAACTTCAGCTCCATTTGCAAAGCCCCGTCCTCATAGTCGCACGGATATGCCGTGGCGGGCCAGGTGCTCCTTCACCTCCCGGATGGAGTAGAGGCCGTAGTGGAAGATGGAGGCCGCCAGGACGGCATCGGCCTTCCCCTCCAGGATGGCTGCCACCATATGCTCGGGGCTCCCCGCACCTCCCGAGGCGATGACAGGGACCTCCACGGCCTCGGAGATGGCCCGCGTCAGCTCCAAGTCGTAGCCTTGGCGGGTGCCATCGGCGTCCATGCCCGTCACCAGCAGCTCGCCCGCCCCTAAGGAGGCGGCCTTTTTAGCCCACTCCACAGCATCCAGGCCCGTAGGCTTCCCTCCCCCCTCGCCACCGTATATATAGACCTCCCAGCGGCCGGGCGCCACCCTCTTGGCATCGATGGCCACCACAATGCACTGAGAGCCAAACCTCTCCGCCCCGCGGGCGATGAGGGTGGGGTCCCGCACAGCGGCGGTGTTGATGGCCACCTTGTCCGCCCCCGACTCCAGCATCATGCGCATGTCCTCCACACTGGCGATGCCCCCACCCACGGTGAAGGGGATGAAGATCTGGTCGGCGATACGCTCCACCATAAGCACGGCCGTGCGCCGCCCCTCGGGGGAGGCCTTTATGTCCAGGAAGACCAGCTCATCGGCCCCCTCGGCCTCATAGAGGCGGGCCAGCTCCACAGGGTCGCCAGCGTCCCGCAGCCCCAGGAAGCGGACCCCTTTCACCACCCTCCCGCCGGCCACGTCGAAGCAGGGGATGACCCTCTTGGCCACCATACCTAGAAGGCCGTGTCCCCCCTTAGCATCTGGCGGGCGATGGTGCGGCGCTGGATCTCGGAGGTGCCATCGGGTATGCGGAGGGTGCGGGCGATGCGCCACCCCTCGTTGAGGGGGAGGTCATCGGTAAGGCCCACACCGCCATGGATCTGGATGGCGGCATCGAAGGCCCGCTGGCAAGCTTCCACGCAGTAGGCCTTGACGATGGATATCTCCTTGACAGGGATGCGGGCCTGCCCCTTGACAGCCGCCTCTACCAACGCCGCCGTCTGCAGACAGGCGTACTTGCTGGTGAAGATATCGATGGCCATGTCGGCCAGCATGAACTGGATGGCCTGGTGCTCGGCGATGGGCACCCCGAAGGCCTTGCGCTCCTGAGCATAGGCCAGGGCCCGGTCCAGGGCATACTCGGCCAGCCCTACACAGGATGCAGCTATGGACACCCTCCCCTCCGATATACCCAGCATGGCGATCTGGAAGCCCTGGTTCACCTCACCCATGACCCGGCTATGGGGCACCCGCACCCCGTCCAGGGAGATGATGCCGCAATCGCTGCCCAAATGGCCCATGATCCTGATGACAGCCTGCCTCTGGAAGCCAGGGGAGGAGGTGTCCACGAAGAAAGCCGTGATGCCCCCTCGGTGCTGGGCGGCCATCTCCTCATCGGTGACGGCGAATACGATGGCATAGTCGGCATAGGGGGCGTTGGTGATCCACTGCTTGGTGCCCGAGATGACCCACTCGTCTCCGTCGCGGACGGCACGGGTCTTGAGCCCCCATACATCGGAGCCGGCGTCGGGCTCGCTGAGGGCGAAGCAGACGGTCTTCTCGCCTCTGAGCAGCGCAGGCAGGAACTCCTTGCGCACCTCCTCAGGGGCGAAGGTGAAGATGTGGGAGGGGCCGTCCACGAAGCTGGCAATAGGAGGGGCGGTGAGGAAGGCGCGGGCCCAGCCAGCGTAAAGGCGTCCTGGCCCTATGTGCCGGTAGTACCGCTCCTGGATAAGGCTCATGGCCCGAGGGGGCACCCCACCTCCCCCCACCGACTCGGGGGCGTACATGGCGTAGTAGCCGGCCTGGGCCGAACGCTGTCGAATCTGCTGGCGGGCCTCCTGGGCCCTGGGCACCAGGTATCCGTGCTCGTCGAAGAGCTTGCGCTCGTCCCCCAGGATATCCCTGTCCCTCTCCTCCAGTGGGACCACCTCCTGCTCCACGAATTGCAGGAGACCCTCGCTTATCCCCTTCACCAGGTCCCGGATGTCCTCAGGGATGTCCAGTTCCCGTGTCATGGCCATTCCTCCTTTGTCAAGTTACACCCACCAGTATATCCCTTCTGGCACAGGAAGGGTCAGGCCCCGGCCAGGGCCCTCAGGGCGGTGGGGAGATCCACTAGCCCTTCATACAGGGCCCGGCCAACGATGGCCCCGTCCACCCCCAGGCGGGCCAGGGCCAGCAGGTCTTCTATGGAGGCGATGCCCCCCGAGTAGATAAATGTGACTTCCTCTCCTAGGGACCGAACATGGCGGAGAGCCCCCTCCACCTCCGCCAGCCGGGGATGGGAGAGGGTGCCGTCCACCCCAATATCGGTGTAGATGATGTGTCGCACCCCCAGGGCCACCAGGCGTTCCACCACCTGGGGCGCCGACATGTGGTGGCCCTGAAGCCACCCCCGGGCCTGGGGGCGCCCCTCCCGCACGTCCAGGGCCACGGCGATACGACCGGGGAAGGCCGCCAGGGACTCCCGTAGCAGGGCCTCGTTCTCTAAGGCAGCCGTCCCCAGGACGCAGCGGTCGGCCCCCATCTCCAGGTAGCGGGCGATGGAGGCCATGTCCCTCAGTCCCCCACCCACCTGCACGGGCACCTTCACTGCTTCCAGGATCCCGACTATGACGGCCATGTTCACCGGCCGGCCTTCCCGGGCGCCGTCCAAGTCCACCACGTGCAGGCGTGGGGCCCCTGCCTCCTGGAAGCTAAGGGCCACCTGCTTCGGCTGGTGAGGGTAGGAGAGCTCCCGCTGGAAGTCCCCTTGGAGCAGGCGCACGCAACGCCCACCACGGATATCTATGGCCGGGATAAGCTCCATGGCTCCGTCATCCTTCACTGGCGGGCCAGCCGCAGGAAGTTGCGGTAAAGGCGGAGCCCCGCCTCCCCGCTCTTCTCGGGGTGGAACTGGGTGGCCACCAGGTTGCCCTTGGCCACCACTGCCGGGAACTCTACGCCATAGTGGGCCACGGCAGCCACCACGTCCGGCTCCTCTGGCCGCGGATAGTAGCTGTGGACGAAGTAGAAGTATTCGCCATCGCGCACCCCGTCCAGGAAGGGATGGGGACGTACCACGCGCACCGGGCTCCAGCCCATGTGGGGCACCTTCAGGCCCTGAGGCAGCCGCACCACCCGCCCCCGTAGGATGCCCAGGCACCGGTGCAACCCTCCCTCCTCCGAGAACTCGAACAGGACCTGCTGCCCCATGCACACCCCGAGGAAGGGGCGGCCCTCCAGGATGTACTGGCGCAGCGGTTCGGCTAGACCCAGGGCCTCCAGGCTGCGCATAGTATTGGCTGCTGCCCCCACCCCAGGCATGACCACCGCCTCCGCCCTCTCCACGTCGCGGGGGTCGCTGCTGACCACCGGCCGGCCGCCAGCATGCTCCACTGCCCGCGCTACGCTGCGCAGGTTGCCTGCCCCGTAGTCGACGATGACCACCTTCACATGCCCCATTGTAAGCCACGGGACCCCGCTAAAAAACCGCCCCATCCGTAACCTGTCATCTCCAGCGTTGAAGAGCTGATGCCTCTTCTCTAAACTGGACGGTGCCATGGGGTGCGGGTTCGACAACGTCTACACAGCCCGTCTAGCAGCCGAGGAGCTACGGTCGGAGATCAACCGGCACGATTACCTCTATTACGTCCTCAACCAGCCCGAGATCACCGATGCCGAATACGACGAGCTGATGCGTAAGCTCCGGGCCATCGAGGAACACTACCCGGAGCTCATCACCCCCGACTCTCCCACCCAGCGGGTGCCCGGCCAACCGGTGGAGGCCTTCGGCGTGGTGGAGCACCGGGTGCCCATGCTCTCCCTGGCTAACGCCTTCAACTACGAGGAGCTAAAGGCCTGGCATCGGCGGGCAGTGCAGTTGGCCGAGCAGGAGGCCTTCGATCTGGTGGTGGAGCCCAAGGTGGACGGCCTGGCCGTGGCCCTGGTCTACGAGCAGGGGCGATTCGTGGTGGGCGCCACCCGCGGCGATGGCTACCGGGGCGAGAACATCACCGAGAACCTCAAGACCATCCGCAGCATCCCCATGGTCCTCCGCACCCGCCACGTGCCTGAGCGGTTCGAGGTGCGGGGGGAGGTATACATGCCCAAGGAGGCCTTCCAACGCTTGAACCAGGAGCTGGCCGAGCGAGGCGAGAAGGTGTTCATGAACCCTCGCAACGCCGCCGCCGGCTCCCTGCGCCAGAAAGACCCTAGGGTCACCGCCTCCCGCAAGCTGGACATCTGGATCTACCAGCTGGGGTGGTGCGAAGGCCCCCACCCTACCACCCACTGGGAGATCCTGCAATGGCTACGGGAGCTGGGCTTCCGTATCAACCCTGAGAACCGCCTCTGCCGCACCCTGGAAGAGGTACAGCGCACCTGGGAGGAGTGGGTGGAGAAGCGCCATGAACTCCCCTACGAGGTGGACGGCCTGGTGGTGAAGATCAACGATACCACCCTGTGGGACCGGCTAGGGTTTGTGGGGCGGGAGCCCAGGTGGGCCATCGCCTATAAGTTCCCACCAGTGCAGGCCACCACCCGCCTGCTGGACATCCGCCACAACGTGGGGCGCACGGGGCGCATCAACCCTTACGCCGTCCTGGAGCCGGTGCTGGTGAGCGGGGTCATAGTCAAGCAGGCCACCCTCCACAACGACGACTACATCCGTCAGCGGGACCTGCGCGTGGGCGATTGGGTGGTGGTGGAGCGGGCGGGGGAGGTGATACCCCAGGTGGTGGCCCCTGTCCCCAGCCGGCGCACAGGCCAGGAGAAGCCTTACACCCCTCCCACCCATTGCCCCGTGTGCGGCACGGAGCTGGAGCGGCCTGAAGGGGAGGTCTTTAGCTACTGTCCCAACCCCTCCTGCCCCGCCCAGGCCTTCCGCTGGCTCACCCACTTCGTGCAGCGCTCGGCCATGGACATCGATGGCCTGGGCCAAAGGTGGTGCGAGGCCCTCCTAGCCGCCGGCCTGGTGGAGGACCCCGGCGACCTCTACTTCCTCACTGAGGAGAAGCTGATGCAGCTGGAGCGCATGGGCCCTGTGCTGGCGGCCAAGATCGTGCGCAACATCCAGCAAAGCAAGGAGAGGCCCCTAGCCCGCGTCATCTTCGCCCTGGGCATAAGACACGTGGGCCCCGAGAACGCTGAGATCCTGGCCAACGAGTTTGGCAGCATCGACCGCTTGGCCCAGGCCAGCGTGGAGGAGCTGGCTGCCCTGCCGGGCATCGGCCCTAAGATAGCCGAGAGCATCCACCGCTGGTTCCGCGACCCTCGCAACTTGCGGGTGGTGGAGAAGCTGCGGCGGGCAGGGGTGCGCCTGGAGAAGCCCATGGAGGAGGGCCCCGCTATGGAGGGGCCCCTGAAGGACCTCACCTTTGTCTTCACCGGCACCCTCCACTCCATGCCCCGTAGCAAGGCCCAAGCCCTGGTGCAGCAGTTGGGGGCGCGAGCCAGCGACTCCGTCACCAGGGAGACCGATTACCTAGTGGTGGGGGAGGGCCCAGGTTCCAAGCTGGAGAAGGCCCGCAGGTACGGAACCAAGATCCTAACCGAGGAGGAGTTCCTCCAGCTCCTCCGCCAATATGGTGTGCAAGTCGGGTGAGGAGCTTAGTTCTTGCCCTCACCATCCCGCTGCTGGCGTTGTTGGTAGCCTGCCAGATCCAAGAGGAGCAGGCCACCCCAACCACACCATTAGCGCCCACCATCACCCCGCCCCCCGGTCTGACGCAGGCCAAAGTGAGGCGGGTAGTGGACGGCGACACCATCGAGGTAGATATACAGGGCAAGTTCTATACGGTGCGTTACATAGGCATCGATACTCCTGAGACGGTCCACCCCAACCGCCCCGTCGAATGCTTCGGCAAGGAGGCCTCCCGCCGCAACCGCCAGCTGGTGGCGGGCAAGGTGGTGGGCCTGGAGAAGGACGTCTCCGAAACAGACCGCTATGGGAGGCTTCTGCGCTACGTTTGGGTGGACGGTCAGATGGTCAACGCCGTCCTAGTAGCTGAAGGATACGCCAGGACATACACCTATCCCCCAGACGTCAAATATGCCCACCTCTTTCTGCAGCTGGAGCGAGAGGCCCGGGAAGCCAACAGAGGCCTATGGGGCGCCTGTGCCCTCCGATAGCCCTTTGGCCCTGGGAGCCCACCGTTTATAATCCCCTATAGGATACTGGTGCAACATGGTGAAGCTGAGCCGGCTAACCTCCCTCTTGGGACTCTTCTCTCAGGACATGGCCATCGACCTCGGCACCGCCAACACTTTGGTTTGGGTGCGGGGCAAAGGCATAGTGGTGGAGGAGCCTTCGGTGGTGGCCCTCGATAAGGTGGCCCGCCGCATCATCGCCGTGGGAGCAGAGGCCAAGCGCATGGTGGGGCGCACGCCAGCGGACGTGGTGGCCATAAGGCCTCTGCAGGACGGCGTCATCTCCGACTTCACCGTCACCGAGAAGATGCTCCAGTACTTCATGCGCCTGGCCGTAGACCACGCCTTCCTAGCGCGGCCACGCGTCGTCATTGGCATCCCCTCGGGCATCACCGAGGTGGAGAGGCGGGCGGTGCACGATGCGGCCCTCAACGCCGGCGCCCGCGCCTGCTATCTGATGGAAGAGCCCATGGCCGCAGCCATTGGCGCCGGCCTGCCCGTCTCCGAGCCGGGAGGGTGTATGGTGGTGGACATCGGTGGCGGCACCACGGAGGTGGCCGTCATCTCCATGGGGGGCATTGTGGTGAGCACTTCCATCCCTGTGGCGGGCGATGAGATGGACCATGACATCATCGCCTACCTTC
It includes:
- the rpmA gene encoding 50S ribosomal protein L27, translated to MAHKKSTGSAKNGRDSNAKRLGVKRFDGQHVWPGCIIVRQRGTKIHPGRNVGLGRDYTIYALVEGFVKFEPYNKYGRRKVSVVPLQEVASSS
- the ligA gene encoding NAD-dependent DNA ligase LigA yields the protein MGCGFDNVYTARLAAEELRSEINRHDYLYYVLNQPEITDAEYDELMRKLRAIEEHYPELITPDSPTQRVPGQPVEAFGVVEHRVPMLSLANAFNYEELKAWHRRAVQLAEQEAFDLVVEPKVDGLAVALVYEQGRFVVGATRGDGYRGENITENLKTIRSIPMVLRTRHVPERFEVRGEVYMPKEAFQRLNQELAERGEKVFMNPRNAAAGSLRQKDPRVTASRKLDIWIYQLGWCEGPHPTTHWEILQWLRELGFRINPENRLCRTLEEVQRTWEEWVEKRHELPYEVDGLVVKINDTTLWDRLGFVGREPRWAIAYKFPPVQATTRLLDIRHNVGRTGRINPYAVLEPVLVSGVIVKQATLHNDDYIRQRDLRVGDWVVVERAGEVIPQVVAPVPSRRTGQEKPYTPPTHCPVCGTELERPEGEVFSYCPNPSCPAQAFRWLTHFVQRSAMDIDGLGQRWCEALLAAGLVEDPGDLYFLTEEKLMQLERMGPVLAAKIVRNIQQSKERPLARVIFALGIRHVGPENAEILANEFGSIDRLAQASVEELAALPGIGPKIAESIHRWFRDPRNLRVVEKLRRAGVRLEKPMEEGPAMEGPLKDLTFVFTGTLHSMPRSKAQALVQQLGARASDSVTRETDYLVVGEGPGSKLEKARRYGTKILTEEEFLQLLRQYGVQVG
- a CDS encoding tautomerase family protein, translated to MPIVRIEMWAGRTQAQKRELARVITEAMVTIAQTTPEATIIIFEDIPKENWAQGGVLASDQ
- a CDS encoding thermonuclease family protein, producing MRSLVLALTIPLLALLVACQIQEEQATPTTPLAPTITPPPGLTQAKVRRVVDGDTIEVDIQGKFYTVRYIGIDTPETVHPNRPVECFGKEASRRNRQLVAGKVVGLEKDVSETDRYGRLLRYVWVDGQMVNAVLVAEGYARTYTYPPDVKYAHLFLQLEREAREANRGLWGACALR
- the hisI gene encoding phosphoribosyl-AMP cyclohydrolase; its protein translation is MELKFDDRGLIPAIAQDARTGQVLMVAWMNAEALRRTLQTGEAWFWSRSRQELWHKGATSGNVLRVLEVWTDCDGDVLLLKVEAAGPACHTGERSCFFRRLDEAP
- the hisH gene encoding imidazole glycerol phosphate synthase subunit HisH — its product is MGHVKVVIVDYGAGNLRSVARAVEHAGGRPVVSSDPRDVERAEAVVMPGVGAAANTMRSLEALGLAEPLRQYILEGRPFLGVCMGQQVLFEFSEEGGLHRCLGILRGRVVRLPQGLKVPHMGWSPVRVVRPHPFLDGVRDGEYFYFVHSYYPRPEEPDVVAAVAHYGVEFPAVVAKGNLVATQFHPEKSGEAGLRLYRNFLRLARQ
- the hisA gene encoding 1-(5-phosphoribosyl)-5-[(5-phosphoribosylamino)methylideneamino]imidazole-4-carboxamide isomerase, with amino-acid sequence MELIPAIDIRGGRCVRLLQGDFQRELSYPHQPKQVALSFQEAGAPRLHVVDLDGAREGRPVNMAVIVGILEAVKVPVQVGGGLRDMASIARYLEMGADRCVLGTAALENEALLRESLAAFPGRIAVALDVREGRPQARGWLQGHHMSAPQVVERLVALGVRHIIYTDIGVDGTLSHPRLAEVEGALRHVRSLGEEVTFIYSGGIASIEDLLALARLGVDGAIVGRALYEGLVDLPTALRALAGA
- a CDS encoding rod shape-determining protein, which encodes MVKLSRLTSLLGLFSQDMAIDLGTANTLVWVRGKGIVVEEPSVVALDKVARRIIAVGAEAKRMVGRTPADVVAIRPLQDGVISDFTVTEKMLQYFMRLAVDHAFLARPRVVIGIPSGITEVERRAVHDAALNAGARACYLMEEPMAAAIGAGLPVSEPGGCMVVDIGGGTTEVAVISMGGIVVSTSIPVAGDEMDHDIIAYLRQVHNLLIGERTAEEVKIEAGSAMPLEEEITVSVRGRDLATGLPKEVQVSSVEIRDALSGSVNAVVEAVRQTIEATPPELVADIMRRGIVLAGGGALLRGLSLRLSQETKFPVYLAEDPMRCVVRGCAAALEEVAILQRLQARMQRRRPPR
- the hisF gene encoding imidazole glycerol phosphate synthase subunit HisF; amino-acid sequence: MVAKRVIPCFDVAGGRVVKGVRFLGLRDAGDPVELARLYEAEGADELVFLDIKASPEGRRTAVLMVERIADQIFIPFTVGGGIASVEDMRMMLESGADKVAINTAAVRDPTLIARGAERFGSQCIVVAIDAKRVAPGRWEVYIYGGEGGGKPTGLDAVEWAKKAASLGAGELLVTGMDADGTRQGYDLELTRAISEAVEVPVIASGGAGSPEHMVAAILEGKADAVLAASIFHYGLYSIREVKEHLARHGISVRL
- the ftsH gene encoding ATP-dependent zinc metalloprotease FtsH, which gives rise to MNGRWLRQSLLYLLIIVAVVAIIYSLLPRPQTGVEEVSLSALVEDVRQGRVREVVVEGRTVTWTVFAGGQKFKAKLEEGDTVREVLQDAGIPIDEQPAIKTKEGQPWDNLLGIVLNFLPLIIIVGILFFFLRQAQGTNTQALNFGRSRARLITGSRPTVTFADVAGVDEAKEELREVVEFLKHPEKFAALGARVPKGVLLVGPPGTGKTLLAKAVAGEAGVPFFSISGSEFVEMFVGVGAARVRDLFDQAKRNAPCIVFIDEIDAVGRHRGAGLGGSHDEREQTLNQILVEMDGFDSSTNIIVIAATNRPDILDPALLRPGRFDRQVVLDRPDVRGRKAILEVHCRGKPLDTDVDLEVLARQTPGFSGADLANLVNEAAILAARRGKRRISMREFNEAIDRVIAGPERKSRVLSPKEREIIAYHEAGHALVAYLLPNADPPYKISIVSRGMAGGFTRFLPEEDRHLYTRSQFKDMLAAMLGGLVAEELVLGEFTTGPQDDLERATRLARQMVTQYGMSERLGPRTFGRKEELIFLGKEIAEQRNYSEKIAELIDEEVRQIIDEAYHKAKEVLTTHRDRLDQLVKLLLEKETLEGEELKAALEGRELAAAPPAAASQEAPARAGQAPIAQPRPGLALEGGGSVASSLREPFTNEHGP
- the rpmE gene encoding 50S ribosomal protein L31, which translates into the protein MKAGIHPQYVEATVVCACGNTWKTRSTKPLLRIEVCSKCHPFFTGEQRIVDTMGRVERFRRRYGLTEEKGSS
- a CDS encoding acyl-CoA dehydrogenase family protein, whose product is MTRELDIPEDIRDLVKGISEGLLQFVEQEVVPLEERDRDILGDERKLFDEHGYLVPRAQEARQQIRQRSAQAGYYAMYAPESVGGGGVPPRAMSLIQERYYRHIGPGRLYAGWARAFLTAPPIASFVDGPSHIFTFAPEEVRKEFLPALLRGEKTVCFALSEPDAGSDVWGLKTRAVRDGDEWVISGTKQWITNAPYADYAIVFAVTDEEMAAQHRGGITAFFVDTSSPGFQRQAVIRIMGHLGSDCGIISLDGVRVPHSRVMGEVNQGFQIAMLGISEGRVSIAASCVGLAEYALDRALAYAQERKAFGVPIAEHQAIQFMLADMAIDIFTSKYACLQTAALVEAAVKGQARIPVKEISIVKAYCVEACQRAFDAAIQIHGGVGLTDDLPLNEGWRIARTLRIPDGTSEIQRRTIARQMLRGDTAF